From the Micromonospora sediminicola genome, one window contains:
- a CDS encoding cellulase family glycosylhydrolase: MTLRIRRTVVVAVLAALATTALPAPPAGAGARQQAPDESARRADHTFVVRDGTRLTLAGRPFRFAGPNMYWLGLDENVGGTDPADPPAVDHPTYFRIRDGLTTARRMGATVVRAHTLGVSTGHPRSLEPSLGEFNPEAFDRIDYAIAEARRQGLRLIVPLTDNWQYYHGGRYDFLRWLGLSTDDDGAAFYTDPAARAAFKEYVRTLLTHVNRYTGTAYTDDPTIMAWELGNELNGMTADWVDDLAGHVRTLAPRQLVAAGSQHGVDPAVLASPHVDISDSHYYPPTAAGIAADAAAATAAGKVYVAGEFGSGQATDELLNQVAANPDVTGALFWSLFGHHDHHGFVPHGDGFTVHYPGDTPAMRTAVTALTRFAGRMSGRPAPAVTGDRPLLTAVDADYGINTLRWRGTAGATGYLVQRRGPGGAWATVSGTEPVGADDAPWFDLTTPTGPVSYRVVAVDATGAALAVSRTVGTTGSQDQVYDPLEDWFVSAGHSDSLRRTPAGDGVLVAPGRGRSGELRYRRADLTAATVTVASSGRPRAVLQVSADGTSGWRTVRPRIDRVGPGRYALSVAGLRGVDGMRVVWGRDARFAVASVALTARSDSTASTAPGAFALTAPAPDATGVSRLAALDWSAAPGAAYYSLTVSAHADLSAPLVAVSGLRTPGFTPTTAWPAGTTLHVRITATNGYGSTTATAAFTTRADLPGVVVDDFDTYPSDAALAADYPRNTGGDPITATLAPAGEGSGHSMRLDWTPGASGYAGVIRNLSVPQDWRGTTGLRMWVEPGADGQQLTVQFVASGFYWEKTLTFAGTEARVVQVPFGDFAPPPWATPGPLDLGSVTQMSLYPGGTTGASSLRIDSVAAYAS; the protein is encoded by the coding sequence ATGACACTGCGCATCCGCCGGACCGTCGTCGTCGCGGTCCTCGCCGCGCTGGCGACGACCGCCCTGCCCGCCCCACCGGCAGGGGCCGGCGCCCGGCAGCAGGCACCCGACGAATCGGCCCGACGCGCCGACCACACGTTCGTGGTCCGCGACGGCACCCGGCTGACCCTCGCCGGGCGGCCCTTCCGGTTCGCCGGACCCAACATGTACTGGCTGGGCCTGGACGAGAACGTCGGCGGCACCGACCCGGCCGACCCGCCGGCCGTCGACCACCCCACCTACTTCCGGATCCGCGACGGGCTCACCACGGCCCGGCGGATGGGCGCCACCGTGGTCCGCGCCCACACCCTCGGCGTCTCCACCGGACACCCACGGTCGCTCGAACCTTCGCTCGGCGAGTTCAACCCGGAGGCGTTCGACCGGATCGACTACGCGATCGCCGAGGCACGCCGGCAGGGCCTGCGGCTGATCGTCCCGCTCACCGACAACTGGCAGTACTACCACGGCGGCCGGTACGACTTCCTGCGCTGGCTCGGCCTGAGCACCGACGACGACGGCGCGGCGTTCTACACCGACCCGGCGGCGCGCGCCGCGTTCAAGGAGTACGTCCGGACGCTGCTCACCCACGTGAACCGCTACACCGGCACGGCGTACACCGACGATCCGACGATCATGGCGTGGGAGTTGGGCAACGAACTCAACGGGATGACCGCCGACTGGGTCGACGACCTCGCCGGACACGTCAGGACGCTCGCCCCGCGTCAACTGGTCGCGGCCGGCAGCCAGCACGGCGTCGACCCCGCCGTCCTGGCCTCGCCGCACGTCGACATCAGCGACTCGCACTACTATCCGCCGACCGCGGCGGGCATCGCGGCGGACGCCGCCGCGGCCACCGCCGCCGGCAAGGTCTACGTCGCCGGGGAGTTCGGCTCCGGACAGGCCACCGACGAGCTGCTGAACCAGGTGGCGGCCAACCCGGACGTGACCGGCGCGCTGTTCTGGTCGCTCTTCGGCCACCACGACCACCACGGTTTCGTGCCGCACGGCGACGGCTTCACGGTGCACTATCCGGGCGACACCCCGGCCATGCGGACGGCGGTCACCGCCCTGACCCGCTTCGCCGGTCGGATGTCGGGCCGTCCCGCGCCGGCCGTGACCGGGGACCGACCGCTGCTGACCGCCGTCGACGCCGACTACGGCATCAACACGCTGCGCTGGCGGGGAACCGCGGGCGCCACCGGCTACCTCGTGCAGCGGCGCGGTCCGGGCGGGGCCTGGGCCACGGTCAGCGGCACCGAGCCGGTGGGCGCCGACGACGCCCCGTGGTTCGACCTGACCACCCCGACCGGCCCGGTCTCCTACCGGGTGGTGGCGGTCGACGCCACCGGCGCCGCCCTGGCCGTTTCCCGGACGGTCGGCACCACCGGAAGCCAGGACCAGGTGTACGACCCGCTGGAGGACTGGTTCGTCAGCGCCGGGCACAGCGACTCGTTGCGCCGCACGCCGGCCGGCGACGGCGTGCTGGTCGCGCCCGGGCGGGGGCGCTCGGGCGAGCTGCGGTACCGGCGCGCGGACCTGACCGCGGCCACGGTCACGGTCGCCTCGTCCGGGCGTCCCCGCGCCGTGCTCCAGGTGTCCGCCGACGGCACGAGCGGTTGGCGTACGGTGCGGCCCCGGATCGACCGGGTCGGCCCCGGCCGGTACGCGCTCTCCGTCGCCGGCCTGCGCGGGGTGGACGGGATGCGCGTGGTGTGGGGGCGGGACGCCCGCTTCGCGGTCGCCTCGGTGGCGCTGACCGCCCGCTCCGACTCGACGGCCAGCACCGCGCCGGGCGCTTTCGCGCTGACCGCGCCGGCGCCGGACGCGACCGGGGTGAGCCGGCTGGCGGCGCTGGACTGGTCCGCCGCGCCGGGTGCCGCGTACTACTCGCTCACCGTCTCCGCGCACGCCGACCTGAGCGCGCCGCTGGTGGCGGTGTCGGGCCTGCGTACCCCCGGATTCACGCCGACCACGGCGTGGCCCGCCGGGACCACGCTGCACGTGCGGATCACCGCCACCAACGGGTACGGCTCGACCACCGCGACCGCGGCGTTCACCACCCGCGCCGACCTGCCCGGTGTGGTCGTCGACGACTTCGACACCTACCCGTCGGACGCCGCGCTGGCCGCCGACTACCCGCGCAACACCGGCGGCGACCCGATCACCGCGACGCTGGCCCCGGCCGGGGAGGGCAGCGGGCACAGCATGCGGCTGGACTGGACGCCCGGCGCCAGCGGGTACGCGGGCGTCATCCGCAACCTGTCCGTGCCGCAGGACTGGCGCGGCACCACCGGGCTGCGGAT